One segment of Synchiropus splendidus isolate RoL2022-P1 chromosome 4, RoL_Sspl_1.0, whole genome shotgun sequence DNA contains the following:
- the nup42 gene encoding nucleoporin NUP42 isoform X2 — MEIWLTSGQWGFSCYSNLKVPISGFSDLSPEELRLEYYTTRASGDLQNYINGINQLLNRWRSRVEELKRMNSSTRAALIEELNNPAPAAAGIASTGFGSTSAPGFGSSASGFGNKDLPPPTGFGGAASYSFAPPSGGFGSSTSGSTSVFGSTVSSSSQPNAPGFGSASTAAPSASSFSFASSSSSKPASALTGFGSASGFSFSTANTSAGFGSGLQSKAPAGGSSLFGQHSSGFGAAPPASGSGSEGNLFTRGSELTADELSQFKAPQFTLGQIPLKPPPADMLVL, encoded by the exons ATGGAGATCTGGCTGACTTCTGGCCAGTGGGGATTCTCCTGTTACTCCAACCTCAAAGTGCCCATCTCAG GGTTCAGCGACTTGTCTCCAGAGGAGCTACGTCTGGAGTACTACACGACCAGAGCATCAGGAGATCTGCAGAACTAT ATCAATGGGATCAATCAGCTGCTCAATCGGTGGAGAAGCAGGGTGGAAGAACTGAAGCGGATGAATTCATCCACACGTGCTGCATTG attgaAGAGTTAAACAATccggctccagcagcagcagggattGCTTCAACTGGCTTTGGCTCCACATCTGCGCCAGGATTTGGATCCTCAGCTTCTGGGTTTGGGAACAAAG ATCTCCCTCCTCCGACTGGCTTTGGAGGTGCAGCCAGCTACAGCTTTGCCCCTCCATCTGGTGGATTTGGATCTTCAACGTCAGGGTCTACGTCGGTATTTGGCAGCACAGTTTCAAGCTCATCTCAGCCTAACGCTCCTGGTTTTGGTTCGGCATCAACCGCAGCGCCGTCAGCTTCCAGTTTCTCTTttgcgagcagcagcagcagcaaaccaGCCTCAGCGCTAACAGGTTTCGGATCTGCCTCTGGTTTCAGCTTTTCCACGGCGAACACTTCTGCAGGGTTCGGGAGTGGACTGCAGTCCAAagctccagcaggtggcagtagtttaTTTGGACAGCACAGTTCTGGGTTTGGGGCAGCACCTCCTGCATCGGGGTCTGGATCTGAAGGGAATTTGTTTACACGTGGAAGTGAACTGACGGCTGATGAACTGAGCCAATTCAAAGCCCCTCAGTTCACTTTGGGCCAAATTCCCTTGAAGCCCCCTCCAGCAGACATGTTGGTACTGTGA
- the nup42 gene encoding nucleoporin NUP42 isoform X1, with protein sequence MPVCNFFLQGRCRYGDKCWNEHPRDGRGGGGGGGGGGGGGNRSYAPQQSRGGGGFGNRVWTNPNQQKPAYIQPSSFSSPNDWSRGGGGGRRDNVNEFSFSAQNRFSTLSNQSGHNRGGRGDEDDKKTLELIQNDMEIWLTSGQWGFSCYSNLKVPISGFSDLSPEELRLEYYTTRASGDLQNYINGINQLLNRWRSRVEELKRMNSSTRAALIEELNNPAPAAAGIASTGFGSTSAPGFGSSASGFGNKDLPPPTGFGGAASYSFAPPSGGFGSSTSGSTSVFGSTVSSSSQPNAPGFGSASTAAPSASSFSFASSSSSKPASALTGFGSASGFSFSTANTSAGFGSGLQSKAPAGGSSLFGQHSSGFGAAPPASGSGSEGNLFTRGSELTADELSQFKAPQFTLGQIPLKPPPADMLVL encoded by the exons ATGCCGGTCTGTAACTTCTTCCTCCAGGGCCGCTGTCGGTATGGAGATAAATGCTGGAACGAACATCCGAGAGATGGTCGTGGaggtggcggcggcggtggcggcggcggaggaggaggaaatcGCTCCTATGCTCCGCAGCAGTCCAGAGGAGGCGGAG GATTCGGGAATCGAGTCTGGACCAATCCCAACCAACAAAAGCCAGCTTACATCCAGCCGTCATCCTTCTCCTCGCCCAACGACTGGAGtcgaggaggcggaggaggaaggCGAGACAACGTCAATGAGTTTAGCTTTTCTGCACAAAACAGGTTTTCAACACTTTCTAACCAAAGTGGCCACAacaggggaggaagaggagatgaagatgacaaaAAGACGCT AGAGTTGATTCAGAACGACATGGAGATCTGGCTGACTTCTGGCCAGTGGGGATTCTCCTGTTACTCCAACCTCAAAGTGCCCATCTCAG GGTTCAGCGACTTGTCTCCAGAGGAGCTACGTCTGGAGTACTACACGACCAGAGCATCAGGAGATCTGCAGAACTAT ATCAATGGGATCAATCAGCTGCTCAATCGGTGGAGAAGCAGGGTGGAAGAACTGAAGCGGATGAATTCATCCACACGTGCTGCATTG attgaAGAGTTAAACAATccggctccagcagcagcagggattGCTTCAACTGGCTTTGGCTCCACATCTGCGCCAGGATTTGGATCCTCAGCTTCTGGGTTTGGGAACAAAG ATCTCCCTCCTCCGACTGGCTTTGGAGGTGCAGCCAGCTACAGCTTTGCCCCTCCATCTGGTGGATTTGGATCTTCAACGTCAGGGTCTACGTCGGTATTTGGCAGCACAGTTTCAAGCTCATCTCAGCCTAACGCTCCTGGTTTTGGTTCGGCATCAACCGCAGCGCCGTCAGCTTCCAGTTTCTCTTttgcgagcagcagcagcagcaaaccaGCCTCAGCGCTAACAGGTTTCGGATCTGCCTCTGGTTTCAGCTTTTCCACGGCGAACACTTCTGCAGGGTTCGGGAGTGGACTGCAGTCCAAagctccagcaggtggcagtagtttaTTTGGACAGCACAGTTCTGGGTTTGGGGCAGCACCTCCTGCATCGGGGTCTGGATCTGAAGGGAATTTGTTTACACGTGGAAGTGAACTGACGGCTGATGAACTGAGCCAATTCAAAGCCCCTCAGTTCACTTTGGGCCAAATTCCCTTGAAGCCCCCTCCAGCAGACATGTTGGTACTGTGA
- the LOC128757565 gene encoding gasdermin-E-like: protein MFSRATASFVRQVDPDGSLIHVCGINDAGKLTPWALVAKRKPIWSWKKPKYHPTGFSLSKVLLGGELLSLGTTEGDFVTYSERCGTLRSGKLETAAIKAVVTLEGHGTSKLQSSFGQLRKKELDINNLIDYSNERLVNMNHDLVKQLEKSNVVLAVVKEVILTASVCSIVENKTNQCDLQFVVDLFEMLWSAGKVSAKGRGNLERDTDVSMEIPSGTVVAYSVLELEIKKDGHYMICLSHGKNGGFEADMLQDKVSQDSLCVVDGLPQDVAGSAPLNGWLDERLSSLALLPQATRQVLFQNISQMMRVKEVLSCLQGALEDIFLDDTQSHSQHPLLSRLLGVGYEPESTSCDPAALLESVLVVLSAMEELPDETLGLLSESEPDFLEACDDMVCLFKGTGSFVSCSSLPPLLQEIQDFQKAKELFQSANLTLSRDADRVWVDGWSNHSVEMLVLCITLHGLSSLLRK, encoded by the exons atgttttccagagcgactgCCAGCTTTGTCCGGCAGGTCGACCCCGATGGGAGCCTCATCCATGTGTGCGGGATTAATGACGCTGGCAAACTGACCCCGTGGGCTCTTGTGGCCAAAAGAAAGCCAATCTGGTCCTGGAAGAAGCCCAAATACCACCCCACCGGCTTCAGCCTGAGTAAAGTGCTGCTCGGGGGTGAGCTGCTGAGTCTGG GGACGACTGAGGGTGACTTTGTCACCTACTCCGAGAGATGTGGTACCCTCCGCTCTGGGAAACTGGAAACTGCGGCCATAAAAGCCGTGGTGACATTGGAGGGCCACGGCACCTCCAAACTCCAGTCCAGTTTTGGCCAACTGCGGAAAAAGGAGCTGGATATCAATAACCTGATCGATTATTCTAATGAGAG GCTGGTGAACATGAACCACGATTTGGTGAAGCAGCTGGAGAAGAGCAATGTGGTTCTGGCTGTGGTCAAAGAGGTGATCCTCACCGCCAGCGTCTGCTCCATTGTGGAAAACAAGACCAACCAGTGCGACTTGCAGTTTGTGGTGGATCTCTTCGAAATGCTGTGGAGCGCAGGGAAG GTGTCTGCCAAGGGAAGAGGCAATCTGGAGCGGGACACTGACGTTTCCATGGAGATCCCCTCTGGCACAGTGGTGGCATACAGCGTCCTGGAGCTGGAGATCAAAAAGGATGGTCACTATA TGATTTGTTTGTCACATGGGAAAAATGGTGGTTTTGAGGCTGACATGCTGCAGGATAAGGTCTCGCAAGATTCGCTCTGTGTGGTGGACGGACTTCCTCAAGATGTTGCCGGAAGTGCACCTTTAAATG GCTGGTTGGATGAAAGGCTTTCTTCGCTCGCACTGCTCCCACAAGCCACACGCCAAGTCTTATTTCAGAATATTTCTCAAATGATGAGGGTGAAAGAAGTCCTGTCTTGTCTTCAGGGTGCG CTGGAGGACATTTTCCTAGATGACACACAGTCGCACAGTCAACATCCGTTGCTGTCCAGGCTATTGGGTGTCGGTTATGAGCCTGAGAGCACCTCCTGTGACCCAGCTGCTCTCCTGGAGTCAGTTCTGGTGGTGCTGAGCGCCATGGAAG AGCTGCCTGATGAAACTCTGGGCCTCCTCAGTGAGAGTGAACCAGATTTCCTAGAGGCCTGTGATGATATG GTTTGCTTGTTCAAAGGGACGGGCTCATTTGTCTCCTGCTCgtcccttcctcctctgctacAAGAGATCCAGGATTTCCAGAAGGCTAAAGAACTCTTCCAGTCTGCCAACCTGACCCTCAGTCGGGATGCTGACAGAgtgtgggtggatggatggagcaaCCATAGTGTGGAGATGTTGGTGCTCTGCATAACACTCCATGGACTGTCTTCATTACTCAGAAAATAG